The Acidobacteriota bacterium genome contains a region encoding:
- a CDS encoding beta-lactamase family protein: MKALALFLGVAVLVLLLILLTGCAGPRSDAQRIAAVERGLLPEGAFPPWTAESLASRMRHYRVPGLGIAVIDGWRVTWVRGYGVTETGLGKPVTVDTLFPALGNSAIVSNYLAMILVEKGLLDPDRDVNQVLRTWKVPDNTFTSRRKVTPKMLIEFNSSGLNEFRSEGYAAGTPYPSLVQVLSGEPPAVNPPVRVVAEPGTPHGGGQCFLVETLVLEQLMADLEGRPFPEIAADRLFIPLGLYAATFEQPLPADFRERAVTGHVGGVPLPGKRRVYPDRAAMGLWATPADLARLVAEMCRSYRGLSSRFVSRATAARFLAVDHPNYRHYSSATGGESAILYNPATGQGVVLMMNGGPDAGGLRDEILQCLFRQYRWTWGYDLIWNPTFKQGWMLVLALVLAGLIAALTTALHLQGRRTAPRPARDTHSSRSRDTRVIREDSQQMKPQMKDTHSIRSQETLPPQGEDTHRPRTGDIQRPGAAAWPDKEES; the protein is encoded by the coding sequence ATGAAAGCGCTCGCCCTTTTCCTCGGTGTCGCGGTCCTCGTGCTCCTGCTGATCCTCCTGACGGGCTGCGCCGGTCCCCGGTCCGACGCGCAGCGGATCGCCGCCGTCGAGCGCGGCCTCCTGCCCGAGGGCGCCTTTCCCCCCTGGACCGCGGAGAGCCTCGCCTCCCGCATGCGGCACTACCGGGTCCCCGGCCTGGGGATTGCCGTGATCGACGGCTGGCGGGTGACTTGGGTGCGCGGTTACGGCGTCACGGAGACCGGGCTGGGGAAGCCGGTCACGGTGGACACCCTCTTCCCGGCCCTGGGGAACAGCGCCATCGTCTCCAACTACCTGGCCATGATCCTGGTGGAAAAGGGATTGCTCGACCCCGACAGGGACGTGAACCAGGTGCTCCGGACCTGGAAGGTCCCCGACAACACCTTCACCTCCCGCCGGAAAGTGACCCCGAAAATGCTGATCGAGTTCAATTCTTCCGGGCTGAACGAGTTCCGGAGCGAAGGGTACGCTGCGGGCACTCCGTACCCTTCGCTGGTCCAGGTCCTCTCGGGCGAACCCCCCGCGGTGAATCCGCCCGTTCGGGTCGTCGCCGAGCCGGGGACCCCGCACGGCGGCGGCCAGTGCTTCCTGGTGGAAACCCTGGTCCTGGAGCAACTTATGGCCGACCTGGAGGGTCGTCCATTCCCGGAAATCGCCGCGGACCGCCTCTTCATCCCCCTGGGTCTTTACGCCGCCACCTTCGAGCAGCCGCTCCCCGCAGACTTCCGGGAACGGGCCGTCACCGGTCACGTGGGGGGCGTCCCCCTGCCGGGGAAACGGCGGGTCTACCCGGACCGGGCCGCCATGGGGCTCTGGGCGACGCCGGCCGACCTCGCCCGGCTCGTGGCGGAGATGTGCCGGTCTTACCGGGGTCTCTCCAGCCGTTTCGTGTCCCGTGCCACCGCCGCCCGTTTCCTGGCCGTCGACCACCCGAACTACCGGCACTACAGCAGCGCCACCGGCGGCGAGAGCGCCATCCTCTACAACCCCGCCACGGGGCAAGGCGTCGTCCTGATGATGAACGGCGGTCCGGACGCCGGCGGTCTCCGGGACGAGATCCTGCAGTGCCTCTTCCGCCAGTATCGGTGGACCTGGGGCTACGACCTCATCTGGAACCCGACTTTCAAGCAGGGCTGGATGCTGGTGCTCGCGCTGGTCCTGGCGGGGCTGATCGCCGCGCTGACCACCGCGCTGCATCTCCAGGGGAGGCGTACCGCCCCGCGCCCGGCCAGGGACACCCACTCATCCCGGAGCCGGGACACCCGGGTAATCCGGGAAGACAGCCAGCAAATGAAGCCTCAAATGAAGGACACCCACTCGATTCGAAGCCAGGAAACTCTCCCGCCCCAGGGAGAGGACACCCATCGGCCCCGAACCGGGGACATCCAAAGGCCCGGGGCCGCTGCTTGGCCCGACAAGGAGGAATCATGA
- a CDS encoding GntR family transcriptional regulator, protein MLLNLTDLSDEPLQSQIFRQVRALILSGALAAGEMLPSIRALAQEQKVSVVTVQRGYESLEREGLIHSRRGKGFFVSDLGRDERTERVRAGFVERIAPALDIARGEGMTPAEILEAVRSALGCKE, encoded by the coding sequence ATGCTGCTGAACCTGACGGACCTTTCGGACGAACCGCTGCAGAGCCAGATCTTCCGGCAGGTCCGCGCCCTGATCCTGAGCGGCGCCCTGGCGGCGGGCGAGATGCTGCCGTCCATCCGCGCGCTGGCGCAGGAGCAGAAGGTGAGCGTGGTGACCGTGCAGCGGGGTTACGAGAGCCTCGAGCGGGAGGGCCTGATCCACTCCCGCCGGGGCAAGGGGTTCTTCGTGTCCGACCTCGGCCGGGACGAGCGGACGGAACGGGTCCGCGCCGGCTTCGTGGAACGGATCGCCCCCGCCCTGGACATCGCCCGGGGCGAGGGGATGACCCCGGCGGAAATCCTGGAGGCCGTCCGGTCCGCCCTGGGTTGCAAGGAGTGA
- a CDS encoding ABC transporter ATP-binding protein codes for MSAAFEFCQTVKCFPGFQLGPLDLALDPGKILAYVGVNGAGKTTTLNCLVGLLKPDAGRITVFGRPNDPRDPAWKQDIGFVGDRHVFYERWSAAENLRFLAGFYPAWDDRKAGALAARLRLPLQRRARDLSAGNRVKLSLVAALAHSPRLLVLDEPTAGLDPVVRQELLDELLEVIQDEERAVFYSTHVLADIRRLADELAFLDEGRVTRRATPADLEGAWRRINFRSDRDDLSVLATVSHRREGREHQVVSEDGAATLAHLAELGVEVGEVSRLGVEEIAVYILRGGRHVAPDPR; via the coding sequence ATGAGCGCCGCCTTCGAGTTTTGCCAGACCGTCAAGTGTTTCCCCGGTTTTCAGCTCGGCCCCCTGGACCTCGCCCTGGACCCCGGGAAAATCCTGGCCTACGTGGGGGTCAACGGCGCCGGGAAGACCACCACCCTGAACTGCCTGGTGGGCCTGCTGAAGCCGGACGCCGGCCGCATCACGGTCTTCGGGCGGCCGAACGACCCCCGGGACCCGGCCTGGAAGCAGGACATCGGTTTCGTCGGCGACCGGCACGTCTTCTACGAGCGGTGGAGCGCCGCGGAGAACCTGCGATTCCTCGCCGGCTTCTACCCGGCCTGGGACGACCGGAAGGCGGGAGCCCTCGCCGCGCGCCTGAGGCTGCCCCTGCAGCGGCGCGCCCGGGACCTCTCCGCGGGGAACCGGGTGAAGCTCTCCCTGGTGGCGGCCCTGGCCCACTCCCCCCGGCTGCTGGTCCTGGACGAGCCCACCGCCGGCCTCGACCCGGTGGTCCGGCAGGAACTTCTCGACGAGCTGCTGGAGGTCATCCAGGACGAGGAACGCGCGGTGTTCTACTCCACCCACGTCCTGGCGGACATCCGGCGGCTGGCCGACGAACTGGCCTTCCTGGACGAGGGGCGGGTCACCCGGCGCGCCACCCCCGCCGACCTGGAGGGGGCGTGGCGGCGAATCAACTTCCGGTCCGACCGGGACGACCTGTCCGTCCTCGCGACCGTCAGCCACCGCCGGGAAGGCCGCGAGCACCAGGTGGTCAGCGAGGACGGCGCGGCCACCCTGGCCCACCTGGCGGAGCTGGGCGTCGAGGTCGGGGAGGTCAGCCGCCTGGGCGTGGAGGAGATCGCCGTTTACATCCTCCGGGGAGGCCGCCATGTGGCGCCTGATCCGCGCTGA
- a CDS encoding tetratricopeptide repeat protein, translated as MVVGCMYTHLNGGSFGQHAWTEIYMGKAGWVSVDSTAHEIDFVDAGHIRLGQEATFMPKKMEILEHRSASAASPAAPETVPERYAPYLGSYSDESGPMERAVFRVLYRNGGLALDIPARMVCELKEPSPEGIWFLKLTDRVGVRFEKDAAGAVTGLSIFENLTLPRKEGEAPGAAGTPDALRPFVGDYKLPMSEAVVRVSAADGVLVLDLPRRGRVTLAGPDARGRWLDARGNGDHFTFVLDTSGRAVSLSAFLGEIVPRGTLAAHRVEGVIREKGLSDGLELYRELRAAPPPDCRFSEQSFNLLGYRLLGQGKTPEAIAIFRLNAEAYPASANVYDSLGEAYLKAGDKAKAKENYAKSLELNPKNENARKAIDSMGE; from the coding sequence ATGGTGGTGGGCTGCATGTACACCCACCTCAACGGCGGGTCCTTCGGCCAGCACGCCTGGACGGAGATCTACATGGGCAAGGCCGGCTGGGTCAGCGTGGACTCCACGGCCCACGAGATCGACTTCGTGGACGCGGGGCACATCCGGCTCGGCCAGGAGGCCACCTTCATGCCCAAGAAGATGGAGATCCTCGAGCACCGCTCGGCGTCCGCCGCCTCGCCGGCGGCGCCGGAGACGGTCCCCGAGCGGTACGCGCCGTACCTCGGGTCCTATTCCGACGAGTCCGGGCCGATGGAGCGGGCGGTCTTCCGGGTCCTCTACCGGAACGGCGGCCTGGCGCTGGACATCCCGGCCCGAATGGTCTGCGAACTCAAGGAGCCGTCCCCCGAGGGGATCTGGTTCCTGAAGCTGACGGACCGGGTCGGGGTCCGCTTCGAGAAGGACGCGGCCGGGGCCGTCACGGGGCTGAGCATCTTCGAGAACCTCACCCTGCCCCGGAAGGAAGGGGAGGCCCCTGGCGCCGCCGGAACCCCGGACGCGCTGCGGCCGTTCGTCGGCGACTACAAGCTCCCCATGTCCGAGGCCGTGGTCCGGGTGTCGGCGGCGGACGGCGTTCTGGTGCTGGACCTCCCCCGCCGGGGAAGGGTCACCCTCGCCGGGCCCGACGCGCGGGGGCGGTGGCTCGACGCGCGGGGGAACGGCGACCACTTCACCTTCGTCCTGGACACGTCCGGCCGCGCGGTCTCCCTGTCGGCCTTCCTCGGGGAGATCGTACCCCGGGGCACCCTCGCCGCCCACCGCGTGGAGGGCGTCATCCGGGAAAAGGGCTTGAGCGACGGCCTGGAGCTTTACCGTGAACTGAGGGCCGCGCCGCCCCCGGACTGCCGCTTCTCCGAGCAGAGCTTCAACCTGCTCGGCTACCGACTGCTCGGCCAGGGCAAGACCCCAGAGGCAATCGCGATCTTCCGGCTCAACGCGGAGGCGTACCCGGCGTCCGCCAACGTGTACGACAGCCTGGGCGAAGCGTACCTCAAGGCCGGGGACAAGGCGAAAGCGAAGGAAAACTACGCCAAGTCCCTGGAACTCAACCCGAAGAACGAGAACGCCCGCAAGGCGATCGACAGCATGGGGGAATGA